The DNA segment TCCAACATACAATCCAGGAGAAACGGCATGAGAAGGTGTGACACCATCACGCAtagtggaataaaaaaaagagaggcAGCAGTGGAAGAGGATACAAAGGAAACACCTTTGCATGATTTCATACGTGACACGACTGTGAGACATTCATTGATTTGTCAACAATCAAAGTTCTCCCATCAACTTTGCAAACGGAAGAACGCAAAGGAAGTCAAAGCAACTGGCAAAGGAAACCGCACACCGCCTTGCTAAAGTATTGGTTAACTTTCATCTGGACAAGCACCCGTCACTCAGGTTCCTTAGCCGTGGATGGGTGGGGTTAGACACCAGGTGCCAACGCAGCGGGAGGCGGCAAGACGCAGTTTCAACTTGGCTTcatcaaataaaaacagcacCGGGTGCGAAGGAGGGGGCTGCCAAGCGGACACACAACAGCGACACAGGAGGGGACAAAGGAAGACAGCACATCAACAGGAATCTTCCCTGGACAAGCGACCCATGATGAGTGTGACCACTTGGTTATCGTCATCCGATTCATTGCTGACAAACGTCTGCGTGGAAGGAAGAAGGGGTGTGCATGGCTCTTTCCTGTTAGGGAACCACAGATCAACGAGGGTGAGAGGTCCGTGTCACGAGGGGAAGGGGGGTTGTCACAGTCGGATGAGGAGGTGAGGTCAGATCCGAGGCAAGTACTTCTCAATGAATTCCTTTACCGCCAGCATCTCCTGCAAGCCAAAGACACAGACGTTACACCCAGGACAACTGACTAGTCAAATACTGTGACATGACTACTATCAGGAGGAGCCGAGTatggggtgtgtggggggggggtgcacggTATTCGGGCCCACGCTCTGAGCATCCGCTGTGACGCCTCAGAGGTCTATGGCAAAGAGCTGCAGTGCTGGCAGCTTGATGCTTGGTAACTTGGAGCTTGGTGGGTACAACCAGCGCGTCAACCGTCTTCCTCACAAAGAGAACGTTTGTTTCCAAGGGAGCTCAGGGGAAGCTAGAGGCCAGCATCACAGGCAGGAGGAGGAACAAAGGAGCGTTTGATTTGCTGGCTTCAGGGAGCTACTTgtaatgtcatgtgatcattcCCCATATGCTGCTGATAATTAGCATGTACATCTATTCCGTGTTTGGGGGTCTTGGCGAGCACATCGCTACACCGTACTGACAGTAGTTGCTACTCTGGTGACCTTCACAGCTGCATGAAAGACCACCGTGGCGTGCGCTGGTTCCCACACCTGAGAGCAGGACGAGTGAGGGACCCCCGGGTATGTTTTGAAGGTGATCATCTGCGGGTTGACGATGCATTTGAGCTTTTCTGCCGTCATGGCACCAAAATGCACAGGGATCATGTCGTCGCTCTCGCCGTGGCACTGCAGGATGGGCAGGTTCTGGTGGCCATTGGACGCCTGCACAGGAGAGATCCCACATCAGCACGCACTTTTCAAAAGCACGCTTTCAGAACCGATTCCAACAAGCACCGAAGGGAAGGTCTTGTGAAGCGGCAGCCAGCAGCTGAGGGCCACGACGCCGGCCAACTGGTGCTGGCAGGTCAAGGCGGTGTACAGGGACAAGGCCCCGccctgcaggaggaggagacaaCGTGGGTATCATCACTAGTGTTTCAAGGTCTTGGAAGCTCCTGCCGGGCTGCCTACCTGAGAGAAGCCTCCGAGCATGATGCGGTGAGGAGGGATGCCATTTTTAGCCTCGTGTTCAATGATGGCCTTGACTGCAGGGAGACCAGAGACATCACCAAGGCAGTCATTACAAGTCGAGGAAATCAAACATTGATCCCAAGGAATCCCGTTGAGGTCCAAAAGGGGGGCCGTGACCACCATTCCCTGATTGTAGACGTATATTCTGCCCTTTGACCACCGAAGGGAGCTATAGGCTTGCTTTCCACGAGGTGCACCGCCCGAGCTTGGATTAAGGAACCCGTTCTCTGTATTCTTCTctttggcagccattttgtttCGGGGTGCCACAGCTTGGCCGTAAATGCTTCATGTGCGTTTCACTCCTTGCTATTTGTCCTACCTTTAGTCCCCCCAAAAGCTTTCAGTGTGTTTCAGGCCCTTTAGCAGGCCCTTTAGCAGGCCAGCAAGCACAGGAAACCATGCAGTGTAGATCAGCGGTTCCCAAACCTTCTACAGCCACGTACCCCGACTCCTGCACCCTTCATCAACATCAACCTTAGAgaaatattatgtcatatatCATCTTCtatgatatatatatcataGAAGATGATTCATGGCCTCATTCATGTTTCTAGATTGTAGTCATTGCGGGTGAAAGATGTGTATTTAGCATGGTGACATGGTGATAGACGTGACTCATAAGTAGATACCAGTAGATACCAGTAGATACCAGTAGATACCAATAGATACCAGTAGATACCAGTAGATACTTCCTTCATTTCAGCTTGACCCAGGATGGCTATGGTCTAAGTCTGCATGTACGTTTCATGGCAAATAGAAGGGGAAGGTTGACCAATCCCGATGAAGCTTGGTTTAACGTTGGTGTCCAGCTCCGAaaggaccacccccaccccccaccccctctaaTGTAATAGTACCTGAAATAGAAAAGTACATACGAGCAACAATGAAGCCTCATTTTGGGGTGAATCTCCATCACAGTGCCAGATTGTCACGGCTGGGGCCGTGTGGGGATGGAACACCAATAGCAATGACATCTTCAAGGTGAAAGGTCATTCACACGTACCTGTGTGTTGGTATGACGCACACAGAGCAAGGACCAACTGCCACGCTGCCTCCTTCCTGTTGTTCTCCTCGCactgaggcgttcaggcgcactcaTAATTTGGAGTTTTAGGTgccaattgtttttcatttttattgacgTACCCCGGGCGTACGCATACCCCACTTAGGGGACCACTAGTGCAGAGGATGACCCCAACTCACTGTTTTCAGCCGCCTTCTTGATCCCACACTCGTCCTCTGGGATGTCGGGGCTGAGACCCATCAGGTCGAACCTGGACACAGACAAAGTCACTTTTAGTTTGTTTCCACCAGCAGTGTGGGAGGGGCCGTGTGGGAGGGGCCGTGTGGGAGGGGCCGTGTGGGAGGGGCCGTGTTTACCAGGCGGGCATGGTGACGTTCCTGCTGAGGGTGACGGGGATGCGCGGCCTACGAGAGGACAAGACAGGAGGATGAAGACCTACTAGAGCCCCAAGGTGGGCTGCTTTGACCGCTCAAGGGACTCACGCGTGGGGGCAGATGAACTTGACATGAGGCAGCTGGATGCCCGTCAGGGTGTCGGCCCACCCGTGCCTGACAACAAAGAGGGATGATATTCAAGCGGGGGGGCAGCATTCACCCTTACCAATACCGACCGTCCCCGCCAGACCCGGCCCCGGCCCCCAACCAAATACTGCACAGCTCATGCTGTTCTCTCTTCTTTCTGTGTTCTCTTCTTTTCTACATCTAGTCTGATGTCGAGGAAAATATCTCAGCAATTTGGGAACGCAAGGAGGAAGAGCTTTTGTCAAACAAAGCTGGTCTTTCTTTTGGGAGGAAAGGAGATGCTCATCATCAACTTACCCCGTGTCTCCCAAACCATGAAGGAAGATCACCTGCAAGGTAGGGAAACAAACAGTTGAACTACTAATCACAAATATTCAACTCATCCACATCCTACTTGCAGCATACTGGATGTACCGCCTGCTACATCCTCCTACTTCTTCTCATCATGGCAGCCTAGACCTCGGCTCATATACACGTACATATACACCCTAACGCTCCTACTACACCACATGGTGGAtaaaagaaacaggaagtgacgttgggggaGGACGGCCGCAAGAGTGGCCCATGttatgatgaagatgatgatgtttattattgtgactgttgtgagatcgttagggttagggttagggttacgaaAGCCCGTTGTTCCAGAGagcatcaagtctggtgcttgtgtgttactCGTGACACCTCGTGGCCAGTGTATACACCTCATCAACATCTCAATGGTAACTTTACGGTGTACTTGAGGTGCTTCCGCCATGTTTATGTTTGATAATGCTTCATTGAAGCCATGACCAGCTAAGGTGTCGGACTAGCAGGCTGTAGTCAGCTAGCTAACGTAATGGATTCATTTGGGGGAAAGCTGATGGACTGAGGGTGCCATGTTGGAACCGCAGGTACGCACACGCACGCAGGTCACATCTACACAACTAAAAAAAGTGCATGTTGCCCTGAAATCAGACAAAAACTCACCGCTGCAGTCTCCTTCTCGTTCCCGGACACCGTCACAGTCTCGGCGAGCAGCGGCACAGACATGTTGTTGCCACACATACACTGACAGAGTCTGCAGGGGGAACAAAGAGCACCTTCACACCTTCACTTTACTGCGTGGCTGACACCACCTTCTCCTGCGGGCCCACATGTGGGTCATCTTGGTCTACTGAAGTCCATACTGAACATGCCAAGCACGAACATGCTGCAATGCCACGGCCTTTTCAAGGAAACCTGCACTTTATATCCTTTCATTTGCGCTTAGGTGGGTCTTCTGTGTGTCGTCAAGCTATGACAAGAGGTGAAGACCTCATGGATGCccgtcatgggacacacctactgGGCCTAGAAGGGGGACTGCTTACAGAGCTCCAGAAATCTCCAGCAAGGTTTTCCATCCATGCTGTGGGCGTGTAGTAACAGCTACGTTGAAGATAAGATAGAACATAGAAAGGAAGCTCCAATAGCTAGTGGCCAGGTGTCATCACGCCAGGAACGTAGTTCCGCCTACAGACATATGCATGATGCCATGATGGAAATTGAGGTTTTTCTAGGCGGAATAGGCGTGTCCCGTGACGCGCCTTCTTAGCCGCATCTCTTATCTGTTTTGCCATCTTTAGAAGCAGAGGAAAAACTAGAGGTGCGTGCTcacaaggattgtggatgatggccaaaATGAAACgaagaccagaccagaccagaccaggtCTACCTGAACAAGGCAGAAAGGTCAAGGAAAAAATATCTTGAAAATATGAGCATATATATTGCAAGCTACTAATATCATTTCTAGTAGGTTACACTCtactgcactgtgtgtgtacggatgctagcggccccgcctccacccatccagactgtatgactgagaaGAGGGCTCACTTCGTTCATGCGGTTGTTCgatgaaccctcttcctgcctttTTGGAGGACCACCACATCCCCTCCCATGTTTCAGTGTGTGCCCCCCCAGGGAAACCCCTTCACTGAAAGAAGTGGGAGGAGCTCTAATCAGGATGATTGACGGCAGTCTAACCTTTGGTTCCTTCCACGGCCCCCACAACCATCCCCAAGAGCGAGCACACAAAGGAGGCAATGCCTCTCCCTCGGcccctggggtgggggggggggggggggggggggggggctcagcaCGTGTTCCAGGCCACTCCCAATGATGGCTTTCTAAATCTAACCAATGACTTGCTATGAATGTAGCAGCTACACATCCACCCATATTCCACTTGACCCCTCATCACGCTGCTGCCAACCACCACCATGGGAATATACTGCAGTCCTCTCCCGGACGCACTCGGGATGGGCGATACGGTGGAATTAGGTATCGGTCCGATACCGTCTCAATATTTCACCTTTCAATGGTTTGGTGCGTGACAATATCGACGATGGAGCGATAAGAGCGACTCAAAACCAGCAACAGCAGATACTTGGAGAACAGTGACAGCGATCTCATCACACTAGCATCGACTCGATACAGATTCTACCCCAGTTATCGACCAGAGCAAcatttggatcgatccgcccacccCTCCGCATGCACACAATACACCAGCAGATCCGCATCCGTCAACGGGCGCACTAATCCGGGTCACTCTTCCCCGCTTGGGGCCGAGTGAAACGGCCAAGGCGGCTAGAAGTGGCGGTTAACGCGGAGGAGGAAGTCGGTGGCGGGAGGGTGTCGACGAAGAGAACAATGGTGGCTTCTTCTTGGCTCATCGCCGCCAGTGATGGCATTCAGCCGTGCGAGCCCGCCACCTCCCCAAAGAAACAGCCGATAAAACGGACCCCCGCGTCGGATTAAACCCCGACTAATCCGGCCACACGCACACGTACGATGCTAGCAGGCTACCACAATAACTTGTTATTGTCTGCTACCGGCGAGCTGGCGTAACGTCACAAAATGGCCACCCCGGAGTTGGGCTTCTGGAGCGACCCAAAAGCTCCGCGGTGTAAAAAGGTCAAATATGAGGGAAGGGGGGCGTTTAAACGACGGCCCGCCTGCTGACACAAATTCTTGCACTCACCGCTTTGCTGTCCCACTTCACGACGAAACGGAACTTCCGGTTAGCGTCAGCACACAAGTAAGGGGTGGAGCCGTGCGTAGGCACGTCACGATATAACCACGCCCACTAGAGATAAGCATGGTTTGAACTGGGAACTAATAGCTAACAGCGAAAAGACCAACTCAACCAAATATGCCAATAACTTATACATATTTCAGCAGGTATGTATATTTTAGGAGAATATAATGATAAAGAGAATATATAACACAGCTGAGGCCTCCACAGTCGcctaaaaacagaataaaatcaATTACTAATGTCGTATTTAGCAATGAATGAAGTTAGCTTAGCAGATTTTAAAACGATTAGGACCGtcaaacattcatccattttctaccgcttatcctcacgagggtcgcgggggtgctggagcctatcccagctgtcttcgggcgtgaggcggggtacaccctggactggtggccagccaatcacagggcacatatagacaaacaaccattcacactcacattcatacctatggacaatttggagtggctaattaacctagcatgtttttggaatgtgggaggaaaccggagtacccggagaaaacccacgcatgcacggggagaacatgcaaactccacacagagatggccgagggtggaattgaaccctggtctcctagctgtgaggtctgtgtgctaaccactcgtccgccgtgtcGCCACCGTCAAACATAATGACATCAAATTTTGTAGTGTAATGAACGCATGCGCATCATGTCAAGCCACACCTCTCCGTTATGGCGGCAGACGGAAGTCGTGTCGTTTCACCGCAGCCCGACCCACTTGAATGACTTTACGCTAAACGGTCCACAGGCATGTTTggcacagctggggtaggctccggCTTACCCCCACCCTCTGCAGTGCCATCCCACCAGCATATACGCGCGCCCCACTCACAAAGACCAAAGGAAGCACATGTCCTCTTTGTCACTGGAGATGCCTTCACGGACACCCTCTTTATTCTGCCtggtaaatacacacaaagaCAACAAGTGGATATTCATATCACTCAAATACTTCAAGTATGTTTGGAACAACATGCCACTTCCTCCtaaatgtctttgaacgcaactcaTCTTTCATGAGGCTCATGGAAGACGACGAGGCGGTGCGTTTGGGTCTTTCTCTTCCTGTCATACTTGACCTGCACGGGCGCTCTGATCAACGTGTTTTATTTTAGCAGCCGCTACCAGCAGGTTACCAGCGAGCGCCGACGGGTCTCCGCCACAACATCAACTAGAGGGGAAGTGCCGTCGAGCGTGGCCTCCTCACACGCaggcaaagaaaaagaaatgcgTCGCCAAGCTCCTCGGTGACGGCCTCCGACGTCCCGGTCATCGCGTCAGGAAATGAAGTTGCTTTGAGGGATCATGCTCTCCACTTTGTGGTCGGCAGGGTTGGCCGCCGCCTCGTAGTTGCAGATGGTCACTTGGTGTCTGTGGGCCTTCAGGGACGCAGACATGATGTTAGACAAAGCAAGGGGAGGGCGTCAGACGGAACGCCATCCTCACGCAGGGTGCAACCAAACGTATGACAACACAAGCCAACCTGGGCGCCTTCACGGGTATCCAGGTGATAGATGCAAATCCAAGGCATGctggctcacttcctgtgtgtgtgggattcccagcatgccttgcaggttcTACACCAGTATAAAAAGCTCTGCTTTTGTGTGTTCCTCGTGTGTTTTTGGTTGCACCCCGACATTTGGGTGGAAAAGCAAACGTTCCAGGTTATCAACAGCCTGATGACGGAGGGGGTGTGTCTGGTCACCAATGCTAAAGATGTTCCTGCTTTAGCATTGGTGACCAGACACCTAAGACTGACCTCGGAGTATTCCCCTCTGAGCCCGATGTAGTAGACCCGGGTGCTCCGGTCTCCAAAGTTCTTGGAGATATGGATGGAGAGGTGCTGGACGTTGGAAAACCGGGCGATCCTGGAGGTCACAcagacaaattaaaaaaaaaggagttacCACCGCGGCCGGCCTCGTCGACCACAGCGAGCCTCACTTTGTCGGGTACTCCAGCTGGGCGCTGGGGTCTCGGTTGAGTCTGAAGGCTTGCTCCGGTTCCCGGCCCGTGTCGTCAAAAGACATCTGAGGGATGTTCTTGTACCTGGAGGCGACACATCTGTGAGAAAGGGTTCCCTGCTCCCGTGCTTTAGGATGTCGCTTCACTCACAGCCGGATCTCGGCCGGGTGAGAATCGTCGTCTTCTCCCGAGATGATGATGCCTTTCAGCTTGACGCTTCCTGTGAAACTGAGCGGGAGACGCCGCGGTCACGGCCACAGAAGCTAAGCACAACGCTGTAAGACAATCCTGCCGTGACGCTGGAACAGCAGAGTGTGCGTTTCTCTGCTGTGAGATTACACCACCTCAGAGGCGGCATCGGGCCCAGCAGGGAAGCGTGCAAGTAGCGTCGCGTCCACAACTTACGGGATATTGAACAGCAGCTCCTCATCCGCGTCACTCTCCACATACTGCAGCGGGAAAAAAGGGAATGATCAAGCCCAGTAGTATCGTGGCTCAAACCACCGTGCCGGCCATCAGGGCAGTCATGTTGGTCACATGTCACTCGCTAACACGCCAAGCACAGGGGGAGGGCGCACGCTGGAGGGGTAAGGAAAatgagcagcaggaaacaaaagctGAGGCTTTGTGTTTCAGAGCATCTTTCCGAAAGACTCGCAAAAACCGTTGCCTTCAGGTCTGCGCATTTTCATTTATAGTTTCATGTTTTCTAGAAATACTTCCACtgcaaatatttagaaaattacAAACCATACACACAATCAACTTTCTCTCAAATTCTTGAGAATTGGCTTCCATGTTCAGCACAAATGAAGCCgtataataaaaagtttaatgtAAATACATGTTTGTATTACAAATTCATTTTACACACATTTGGTAAGAAATCAACTTAAGCAAAAATTGTGATCTGAGGAGTCATTTCGGAGCTGAGCCAAAAGAACCGACTCCCTT comes from the Doryrhamphus excisus isolate RoL2022-K1 chromosome 14, RoL_Dexc_1.0, whole genome shotgun sequence genome and includes:
- the pithd1 gene encoding PITH domain-containing protein 1 — translated: MSGHGRGHHHHGCGCEGSHEPAERGIEYGLYRRIDLDKVQCLNESRDGDGKLVFKPWDQRNDRDKYVESDADEELLFNIPFTGSVKLKGIIISGEDDDSHPAEIRLYKNIPQMSFDDTGREPEQAFRLNRDPSAQLEYPTKIARFSNVQHLSIHISKNFGDRSTRVYYIGLRGEYSEAHRHQVTICNYEAAANPADHKVESMIPQSNFIS
- the lypla2 gene encoding acyl-protein thioesterase 2; translation: MCGNNMSVPLLAETVTVSGNEKETAAVIFLHGLGDTGHGWADTLTGIQLPHVKFICPHAPRIPVTLSRNVTMPAWFDLMGLSPDIPEDECGIKKAAENIKAIIEHEAKNGIPPHRIMLGGFSQGGALSLYTALTCQHQLAGVVALSCWLPLHKTFPSASNGHQNLPILQCHGESDDMIPVHFGAMTAEKLKCIVNPQMITFKTYPGVPHSSCSQEMLAVKEFIEKYLPRI